A DNA window from Impatiens glandulifera chromosome 7, dImpGla2.1, whole genome shotgun sequence contains the following coding sequences:
- the LOC124945817 gene encoding protein IQ-DOMAIN 33 codes for MGLIKGELVRNVFFSKNKSINRINHDQAQERKKWSKMRSYLCGDEFNSVLAEHDSDSFRSFSAVISSQPPHQNSSEDHGEEEEESAMIMKSTTENSEFSITQQPISVVEKQRSTADLFREEDAAITIQSAFRNFQARHRSKEMIETEESIGTSLEVQTGNSIVQEKLTKKLQQKARTGSSSLKLKEDWDDSTVSSNISKMRIQNRVEAMTRRERALAYAFSQQLRICSKKKEAETSTDMAWSWLERWMATRLPENNNNNSTVESHNGNKDQSFIMKKRLLDIGVEEKESCGSNEVSSTLQIESIITKNRVKQTRTVSRKKVNKKED; via the exons ATGGGTCTTATTAAGGGTGAACTTGTGAGAAATGTCTTCTTCTCCAAGAACAAATCCATTAATAGAATTAATCATGatcaagctcaagaaagaaaaaaatggagTAAGATGAGATCTTATCTCTGTGGAGACGAATTCAATTCTGTCCTCGCTGAACATGATTCAGACTCATTTAGAAGCTTCTCCGCCGTCATTTCTTCCCAACCACCTCATCAGAATTCCAGTGAAGAtcatggagaagaagaagaagaatcagccATGATCATGAAATCTACAACTGAAAACTCTGAATTCAGTATCACCCAACAACCCATTTCAGTTGTTGAAAAACAGAGATCAACCGCCGATCTATTCCGTGAAGAAGACGCTGCAATTACAATCCAATCAGCTTTCAGAAACTTTCAGGCGAGGCATAGAAGCAAAGAGATGATTGAAACAGAGGAATCCATAGGAACATCACTAGAAGTTCAAACTGGAAACTCAATTGTTCAAGAAAAACTAACCAAGAAATTACAGCAGAAAGCTAGAACTGGTTCATCTTCATTAAAGCTAAAAGAGGATTGGGATGATAGCACAGTTAGCAGCAACATATCAAAAATGAGGATTCAAAACAGAGTTGAAGCAATGACAAGACGTGAGAGAGCTTTAGCATATGCATTCTCACAGCAGCTAAGAATATGTTCAAAGAAGAAAGAAGCAGAAACCTCAACAGACATGGCATGGAGCTGGTTGGAGCGGTGGATGGCTACAAGACTTccagaaaataataataataattcaactgTTGAAAGCCATAACGGTAACAAAGATCAATCATTTATCATGAAGAAGAGACTCCTTGATATAGGAGTTGAAGAAAAGGAAAGCTGTGGATCTAATGAGGTTTCATCTACTCTTCAAATTGAAAGTATTATTACCAAGAACAGAGTAAAACAGACAAGAACAGTGTCAAGGAAGAAG GTAAACAAGAAAGAGGattga